From one Anopheles bellator chromosome 1, idAnoBellAS_SP24_06.2, whole genome shotgun sequence genomic stretch:
- the LOC131205392 gene encoding LIM and SH3 domain protein Lasp has protein sequence MNKSCARCQKVVYPIEELKCLDKTWHKTCFKCHECGMTLNMKTYKGFNKLPYCEAHIPKAKATTIAETPEFKRIAENTKIQSNVKYHADFEKLKGKVTQVADDPETLRIKQNTKNISNVAYHGDLQKKAAMERQRECTEIIDSKDNNDLESEYFSEQLAAESLPHYQPPPPPPVVAPASVGSSQHQHQQQGNNNGGLAIGPTNATSQQAQIISTANITKHNQANNYQASLQHQQQQYQQHSGINNNKAAAGAYHQQQQQGYPAAAAAAGAAAYHHASNNGSAELVRHSVLQNSQTPSGGVAATQQKYYDPYENYARPNPAANQVNNNHHYHHSQQQQQQQHLHHHHQQHVGGGGGGGGGVMNDRSNGSTAAAAYHHQHAQQHQQAGNNHQHQHHHHQQQQQAAAGSAAGLMDPYGAQQQQRYSAANGAGVSQYGGAATALHAQQQQQQQHLYQYNNGNIGNGAATGSAAAAAANIGKIADYDPLTDGPRNMPQPNRQSATLIYSSGSMASNNNRRIGSVNDIDPVNGYYGSVAENSQAALYQQQQQQQQQQQQQQQLYQQQQQHRQSQQQQQQQQPQYIQPPQQYAAPASNATGKSMSKVRVYRALYDYEAQDSDEVGFSEGDLIIEVNSIDAGWMTGRVERTGMTGMLPANYVELMKI, from the exons ACATATTCCAAAAGCCAAAGCTACGACGATCGCGGAGACGCCGGAGTTTAAGCGGATCGCGGAAAATACCAAAATTCAATCGAACGTCAAATATCACGCCGACTTCGAGAAGCTGAAAGGCAAAGTAACGCAG GTCGCCGATGATCCGGAAACGCTGCGAATCAAGCAGAACACGAAAAATATATCCAACGTCGCGTACCACGGCGACCTGCAGAAGAAGGCGGCCATGGAGCGCCAGCGCGAGTGCACGGAAATCATCGACAGCAAAG ATAACAACGATCTGGAGTCGGAGTACTTTTCCGAGCAGCTGGCCGCTGAATCGTTACCCCACTatcagccaccgccgccgccaccggttgtGGCACCGGCCTCGGTCGGCTCttcgcagcatcagcatcagcagcagggcaacaacaatggcggcCTGGCGATCGGCCCAACCAATGCCACCTCCCAGCAGGCCCAGATCATTTCCACGGCAAACATTACCAAACACAACCAGGCCAACAACTACCAAGCATCActtcagcaccagcaacaacagtacCAGCAGCACAGtggcatcaacaacaacaaggcggccgccggtgcttaccatcaacagcagcagcagggctatccagcggctgcagcggccgccggCGCAGCGGCCTACCATCACGCCAGCAACAATGGAAGCGCGGAGCTGGTGCGCCACTCGGTGCTACAGAACTCCCAGACCCCGTCGGGCGGGGTGGCCGCCACCCAGCAGAAGTATTACGATCCGTACGAAAACTATGCCCGCCCGAACCCGGCCGCCAATCAGGTGAACAACAATCACCACTACCATcacagtcagcagcagcagcaacagcaacacttgcaccaccatcatcagcagcacgtgggcggcggtggtggtggcggtggcggcgtaaTGAACGATCGTAGCAATGGCTCCACGGCTGCTGCGGCCTACCATCATCAACACGcacagcaacatcagcaagCAGGCAAcaaccatcagcatcaacatcatcaccatcagcagcagcagcaggcagcagcaggatcagcCGCCGGGCTGATGGATCCGTACGGTgctcagcaacagcagcggtaCAGCGCTGCCAACGGTGCTGGGGTCAGCCAGTACGGCGGTGCTGCGACGGCGCTCCatgctcagcagcagcagcagcaacaacacttGTACCAATACAACAATGGCAACATCGGCAACGGTGCGGCCACGGGTtccgctgctgcggcggccgccaacATTGGGAAGATCGCCGACTACGACCCGCTGACCGATGGGCCACGGAACATGCCACAGCCCAACCGCCAGAGTGCCACGCTGATCTACAGCTCCGGTAGCA TGGCATCGAACAATAATCGACGAATTGGTTCCGTGAACGATATCGATCCGGTGAACGGTTACTATGGCTCGGTCGCGGAAAACTCTCAGGCCGCTCTgtaccaacagcagcagcagcagcagcaacaacaacagcagcaacagcagctctatcaacaacagcagcaacaccggcaatcgcaacaacagcagcagcagcagcaaccgcagtaCATTCAACCACCGCAGCAGTACGCGGCACCTGCTTCGAATGCGACCGGCAAGTCGATGAGCAAAGTG CGCGTCTACCGGGCACTGTACGACTACGAGGCGCAGGATAGCGATGAGGTCGGTTTCAGCGAGGGCGATCTGATCATCGAAGTCAACTCGATCGATGCCGGCTGGATGACTGGGCGGGTCGAACGCACCGGCATGACCGGCATGCTTCCGGCGAACTACGTCGAGCTGATGAAGATATAA